The following proteins are co-located in the Chloroflexota bacterium genome:
- a CDS encoding response regulator transcription factor, whose amino-acid sequence MIRVLLSDDHNLFREGIARILQDAPGIEFVGCAQNGAEAVSKAKVYRPDVILMDVHMPVMDGVKATQEIRAILPETKILMLTVSENDEDLFGALRAGARGYLLKNTTSQNLIEGVRRIAAGDSIINPSMAAKLVDQFTAISPEISTPGKYPKAAAEEITARERDVLQLVARGLSNKEIGQELNISPHTVKSHLSNTMEKLGFSGRVEAAAWAIRHGLLND is encoded by the coding sequence ATGATTCGAGTATTACTCTCCGACGATCACAACCTATTCCGCGAAGGAATCGCCCGCATTCTGCAAGATGCGCCGGGCATCGAGTTCGTGGGCTGCGCCCAAAATGGCGCTGAAGCGGTTTCAAAGGCCAAAGTATATCGCCCCGATGTGATTCTTATGGATGTGCACATGCCGGTGATGGATGGTGTTAAAGCTACTCAAGAGATTCGCGCCATTCTGCCAGAAACGAAGATCCTCATGCTCACCGTTTCTGAAAATGATGAAGACTTATTCGGCGCGTTGCGTGCCGGTGCGCGCGGGTATCTGCTCAAAAATACTACCAGCCAAAATTTGATTGAAGGCGTGCGGCGTATCGCGGCAGGCGATTCAATCATCAATCCCAGCATGGCCGCAAAGTTGGTCGATCAGTTTACCGCCATCTCGCCAGAAATATCAACCCCAGGCAAGTATCCAAAAGCGGCTGCCGAAGAGATCACCGCCCGCGAGCGCGATGTCTTGCAACTGGTTGCCCGCGGGTTGAGCAACAAAGAGATCGGGCAAGAACTGAATATCTCGCCGCACACAGTAAAATCACATTTAAGCAATACTATGGAAAAATTGGGCTTCAGTGGGCGCGTCGAAGCCGCCGCCTGGGCCATTCGCCACGGGTTGCTAAACGACTGA